In a genomic window of Ralstonia nicotianae:
- a CDS encoding mechanosensitive ion channel family protein, which translates to MNGLPLNHIALGRMIGDIVDDLGGPRFIWQLGVLALLLGVAWLAARPIARRLHARHAGDSFALRFAWASLERAVFPLLGWLLVLAARYALTGVMPISVFRLAVVPLFGLAMLYFVFYVLRRVLSANGDLHGMLVLVERVLTTLMWIGMVLYVVGVLSDVVSYLEGIQFSVGGKQKVNLAAMLMAVVWILLTVLVAMWFGSWLDSRITRAAAIDANLKVVLSRVAKAALLLVSLLLSLSLVGIDLTVLSVFGGALGVGLGFGLQKIASNYVSGFIILLERSLKLGDQITVSTYTGIVTQIRTRYTVVRNGDGDTFVPNELMVAQAVQNHNERGTVRVAVRVQAAYPADPEVVLGLLVACAEGVPRVLADPAPAAFLAAFADSGIEYELGVWIADPHNGKLGVQSDLNRAIYKRFKAAGVEIPYPQREVRLLGPLAVQQSSLSDSGAAS; encoded by the coding sequence ATGAATGGATTGCCGTTGAACCACATCGCGCTGGGGCGCATGATCGGCGACATCGTCGACGATCTGGGCGGCCCGCGCTTCATTTGGCAACTGGGGGTGTTGGCGCTGCTGCTCGGCGTGGCCTGGCTGGCGGCCCGGCCGATCGCACGGCGACTGCACGCGCGTCACGCCGGCGACAGCTTTGCGCTGCGCTTTGCCTGGGCCAGCCTCGAGCGCGCCGTGTTTCCGCTGCTCGGTTGGCTGCTGGTGCTCGCGGCACGCTATGCACTGACCGGCGTCATGCCGATCAGCGTGTTCCGGCTGGCCGTGGTGCCGCTGTTCGGCCTGGCGATGCTGTATTTCGTGTTCTATGTGCTGCGTCGCGTGTTGTCCGCCAACGGCGATCTGCACGGGATGCTGGTGCTGGTCGAGCGCGTGCTGACTACGCTGATGTGGATCGGCATGGTGCTCTACGTGGTGGGCGTGCTCAGCGATGTGGTCAGCTATCTGGAGGGCATCCAGTTCTCGGTGGGCGGCAAGCAGAAGGTGAACCTGGCGGCCATGCTGATGGCCGTGGTGTGGATCCTGCTGACGGTGCTGGTGGCCATGTGGTTCGGCTCGTGGCTCGACAGCCGCATCACCCGTGCCGCCGCGATCGACGCCAACCTGAAGGTGGTGCTGTCGCGCGTGGCCAAGGCGGCGCTGCTGCTGGTGTCGCTGCTGCTGAGCCTGTCGCTGGTGGGCATCGACCTGACGGTGCTGTCGGTGTTCGGCGGGGCGCTGGGCGTCGGGCTCGGCTTCGGCCTGCAGAAGATCGCCAGCAACTATGTGTCGGGCTTCATCATCCTGCTGGAGCGCTCGCTCAAGCTCGGCGATCAGATCACGGTCAGCACGTACACCGGCATCGTGACGCAGATCCGCACCCGCTATACCGTGGTGCGCAACGGCGACGGCGACACCTTCGTGCCGAATGAACTGATGGTCGCCCAGGCGGTGCAGAACCACAATGAGCGCGGCACGGTTCGCGTGGCCGTGCGGGTGCAGGCCGCCTACCCGGCCGATCCCGAGGTCGTGCTTGGGCTGCTTGTCGCCTGCGCAGAAGGCGTTCCGCGCGTGCTGGCCGATCCGGCGCCGGCCGCGTTCCTGGCCGCCTTTGCCGACAGCGGCATCGAGTATGAGCTGGGCGTATGGATCGCCGATCCGCACAACGGCAAGCTGGGCGTGCAGTCCGACCTGAATCGGGCAATCTACAAGCGCTTCAAGGCGGCGGGCGTCGAGATTCCCTATCCGCAGCGGGAAGTCCGCTTGCTGGGGCCGCTCGCGGTGCAGCAGTCGTCACTGAGTGATTCTGGCGCCGCATCGTAG
- a CDS encoding DesA family fatty acid desaturase: MNLIDSFLSFLANGTLNWAWWQILIFTLVVTHMTIASVTIFLHRCQAHRALDLHPAAAHVFRFWLWLTTGMVTKEWAAIHRKHHAKCETEEDPHSPQTRGIRKVLLEGAELYRAEAKNRETIQKFGHGTPNDWIEQNLYSKYTWQGVGLMLILDVLMFGTLGLTVWAVQMLWIPIHAAGIINGLGHYWGYRNFDCEDASTNVFPWGLIIGGEELHNNHHTYATSAKFSIKWYEFDVGWGYIRALEMVGLAKVKKVAPKARFGDVKPVDQNTLEAIIANRYDVMARYAKTVKVAYRQELAKLKDARDVEYRALKPARKWFHRDEAKLGAPQREQLSQIVSDHSALHTFVEMRRDLGALWGRSNATREQLLHQLQEWCKRAEESGIHALQEFAVRLRRYA; encoded by the coding sequence ATGAACTTGATCGACTCCTTTCTGAGTTTCCTTGCCAACGGCACCCTGAACTGGGCCTGGTGGCAGATCCTGATTTTCACGCTGGTGGTGACGCACATGACCATCGCCAGCGTCACGATTTTCCTGCACCGTTGCCAGGCGCACCGCGCGCTCGACCTGCACCCGGCCGCTGCCCACGTTTTCCGCTTCTGGCTCTGGCTGACCACCGGCATGGTCACCAAGGAGTGGGCCGCCATCCACCGCAAGCATCACGCCAAGTGCGAGACCGAAGAGGACCCGCACAGCCCGCAGACGCGCGGCATCCGCAAGGTGCTGCTGGAAGGCGCCGAGCTGTACCGCGCCGAGGCCAAGAACCGCGAGACCATTCAGAAATTCGGTCACGGCACCCCGAACGACTGGATCGAGCAGAACCTCTATTCCAAGTACACCTGGCAGGGCGTTGGCCTGATGCTGATCCTCGACGTGCTGATGTTCGGCACGCTTGGCCTGACCGTGTGGGCGGTGCAGATGCTGTGGATTCCGATTCATGCCGCCGGCATCATCAACGGGCTGGGCCACTACTGGGGCTACCGCAACTTTGATTGCGAAGATGCGTCGACCAACGTGTTCCCGTGGGGCCTGATCATCGGTGGCGAAGAGCTGCACAACAATCACCACACCTACGCCACGTCGGCCAAGTTCTCGATCAAGTGGTATGAGTTCGACGTGGGCTGGGGCTACATCCGTGCGCTGGAGATGGTGGGCCTGGCCAAGGTCAAGAAGGTGGCGCCCAAGGCACGCTTCGGCGACGTCAAGCCGGTTGACCAGAACACGCTGGAAGCGATCATCGCCAACCGCTACGACGTGATGGCCCGCTATGCCAAGACCGTCAAGGTCGCCTATCGCCAGGAGCTGGCCAAGCTGAAGGACGCCCGCGACGTGGAATACCGCGCGCTGAAGCCGGCCCGCAAGTGGTTCCATCGCGATGAGGCCAAGCTGGGTGCGCCTCAGCGTGAGCAGCTGTCGCAGATCGTGTCGGACCATTCCGCGCTGCACACCTTCGTCGAGATGCGTCGCGACCTGGGCGCGCTGTGGGGCCGCTCGAACGCCACGCGCGAACAACTGCTGCACCAGCTGCAGGAATGGTGCAAGCGGGCGGAGGAAAGCGGCATCCATGCGCTGCAGGAATTCGCCGTGCGCCTGCGCCGGTACGCCTGA
- the nadA gene encoding quinolinate synthase NadA: METHIKTVEFERPNMLAEAQSGASCVAHAWAKVPPALSREERDALKARIKRLLKERNAVLVAHYYVDADLQDLAEETGGCVSDSLEMARFGRDHSAKTLVVAGVRFMGETAKILSPEKTVLMPDLDATCSLDLGCPPDTFAAFCDAHPDRTVVVYANTSAAVKARADWMVTSSIGLKIVQHLHEQGQKILWAPDRHLGSYIQQQTGADMLLWQGSCLVHDEFKGVELDLLRAEHPHAKVLVHPESPPSVVAQADVVGSTSQLIAAAQSLPADAFIVATDNGILHKMRMAAPGKRFIEAPTAGNSATCKSCAHCPWMAMNALTNLAEVLETGRNEIHVDPQIGQQAVRCITRMLDFAAREKTTVRPQGDLAANTQLFQGVGPA, translated from the coding sequence ATGGAAACCCACATCAAGACGGTTGAATTCGAGCGCCCGAATATGCTCGCCGAGGCGCAATCCGGGGCCAGTTGCGTCGCGCACGCCTGGGCCAAGGTGCCGCCGGCTTTGTCACGCGAGGAGCGCGACGCCCTGAAAGCCCGCATCAAGCGTCTGCTCAAGGAGCGGAATGCAGTGCTGGTCGCGCACTACTACGTCGATGCCGACCTGCAGGACCTGGCCGAGGAGACCGGGGGGTGCGTGTCGGATTCGCTGGAGATGGCCCGCTTCGGCCGTGACCACTCGGCCAAGACACTGGTGGTGGCAGGCGTGCGCTTCATGGGTGAGACCGCCAAGATCCTGAGTCCTGAAAAGACCGTGCTGATGCCGGATCTGGATGCGACCTGCTCGCTGGACCTGGGTTGTCCGCCGGACACGTTCGCTGCCTTCTGCGACGCGCATCCGGACCGCACTGTCGTCGTCTATGCCAACACCAGCGCCGCCGTGAAGGCGCGCGCCGACTGGATGGTCACGTCCTCCATCGGCCTGAAGATCGTGCAGCATCTGCACGAGCAGGGACAGAAGATCCTGTGGGCGCCGGATCGCCACCTGGGTAGCTACATCCAGCAGCAGACCGGCGCCGATATGCTGCTGTGGCAGGGTTCGTGCCTGGTCCACGACGAGTTCAAGGGCGTGGAGCTGGACCTGCTGCGAGCCGAGCATCCGCACGCCAAGGTGTTGGTGCATCCGGAGTCGCCGCCATCGGTGGTAGCGCAGGCGGACGTGGTGGGCTCGACCTCGCAGCTGATCGCTGCGGCACAGTCGCTGCCGGCGGACGCGTTCATCGTCGCGACCGACAACGGCATCCTGCACAAGATGCGCATGGCCGCGCCCGGCAAGCGTTTCATCGAGGCGCCGACCGCCGGCAACAGCGCCACGTGCAAGAGCTGCGCGCACTGCCCGTGGATGGCGATGAACGCCTTGACCAACCTGGCCGAGGTGCTCGAGACCGGCCGCAACGAAATCCACGTCGATCCGCAGATCGGCCAGCAGGCGGTGCGCTGCATTACGCGCATGCTGGACTTCGCCGCGCGCGAGAAAACGACAGTCCGGCCCCAGGGCGATCTGGCGGCCAATACGCAACTCTTCCAAGGAGTCGGTCCGGCATGA
- the nadC gene encoding carboxylating nicotinate-nucleotide diphosphorylase produces MTATQMTTSAAQATFDSFGSALREALAANVAAAIREDVGTGDRTGLLVPADRHACARVIVREAAVLCGAPWFDACMQAVDPALRVTWLQHEGDRMAPDSVVCEIEGPARSLLTAERASLNFLQLLSGVATATSRYAEAIAGTRARVLDTRKTLPGLRLAQKYAVRIGGGENQRLALYDGILIKENHIAAAGGVTAALRAAQALDAGVPIQVEVETLAELEEALAAGATSVLLDNFDEPAMHEAVRVTAGRALLEVSGGVSMATIRAFAQTGVDRISVGALTKDVRATDYSLRVVE; encoded by the coding sequence ATGACGGCAACCCAGATGACCACCAGCGCAGCGCAGGCGACGTTCGACAGCTTCGGCTCGGCGCTGCGCGAGGCGTTGGCCGCCAACGTGGCGGCCGCCATTCGCGAGGACGTCGGCACGGGTGATCGCACCGGCCTGCTGGTTCCCGCCGACCGCCATGCCTGTGCCCGCGTGATCGTGCGCGAAGCCGCGGTGCTGTGCGGCGCGCCGTGGTTCGATGCCTGCATGCAGGCTGTCGATCCGGCGCTGCGCGTGACCTGGCTGCAGCACGAAGGCGACCGCATGGCGCCCGATTCCGTGGTGTGCGAGATCGAGGGCCCGGCGCGTTCGCTGTTGACCGCCGAGCGCGCGTCGCTGAACTTCCTGCAACTGCTGTCCGGCGTGGCGACGGCGACGTCGCGCTATGCCGAGGCTATCGCCGGCACGCGCGCCCGCGTGCTGGATACGCGCAAGACCTTGCCGGGCCTGCGCTTGGCGCAGAAGTACGCGGTGCGCATCGGTGGCGGCGAGAACCAGCGGCTGGCGCTGTACGACGGCATCCTCATCAAGGAAAACCACATCGCGGCAGCTGGCGGCGTGACGGCGGCCCTGCGCGCGGCGCAGGCGCTCGATGCCGGCGTGCCGATCCAGGTCGAGGTGGAAACGCTTGCGGAGCTGGAAGAGGCGCTGGCGGCGGGGGCGACTTCCGTGCTGCTCGACAATTTTGACGAGCCCGCCATGCATGAGGCTGTGCGCGTGACGGCGGGCAGGGCGCTGCTGGAGGTGTCCGGCGGCGTGAGCATGGCCACCATCCGCGCGTTTGCGCAGACCGGTGTGGACCGCATCTCCGTCGGTGCGCTGACCAAGGACGTGCGCGCGACAGACTACTCCCTGCGCGTCGTCGAATAA
- the nadB gene encoding L-aspartate oxidase: MNFDVAVVGSGLAGLTVALHLADHRRVVVISKRTLPEGASDWAQGGIAAVLDSNDSHDEHVDDTLIAGAGLCDEAATRYIVENGRAAIEWLIGHGVPFTRDARAELGFHLTREGGHRHRRIIHAADATGHAVVTTLVDKVRAHPNITLLEDHFAIDLVTDAKLGLPGMRCHGLYVLDCKRGDVKTIIASQTVLATGGAGKVYLYTTNPDTATGDGIAMAWRAGCRVANMEFIQFHPTCLYHPFAKSFLISEAVRGEGGRLVLPDGTRFMPAHDERVELAPRDIVARAIDFEMKKRGLDCVYLDISHQSPAFIQEHFPTILARCLELGIDITRQPIPVVPAAHYTCGGVVTDQLGRTDIAGLYAVGETAYTGLHGANRLASNSLLECMVIGRGAAQDILGQPATAPTPTPIPAWDESRVTDADEEVVVSHNWDELRRMMWNYVGIVRTNKRLERAQHRIALLREEIAEYYANFRVSHDLLELRNLVEAASLIVDSALSRHESRGLHFSRDYPQTLPKALPTVMQPAHRRTSRKH; encoded by the coding sequence ATGAATTTCGATGTTGCCGTTGTCGGCAGTGGTCTGGCGGGCCTGACCGTCGCCCTGCACCTCGCCGATCACCGCCGCGTGGTCGTCATCAGCAAACGCACACTGCCCGAAGGCGCGAGCGACTGGGCCCAAGGCGGCATCGCCGCGGTGCTCGACTCGAACGACAGCCATGACGAGCACGTCGACGACACCCTGATCGCGGGCGCCGGCCTCTGCGACGAAGCGGCCACCCGCTACATCGTCGAAAACGGCCGCGCCGCCATCGAATGGCTGATCGGCCACGGCGTCCCCTTCACGCGCGACGCACGGGCCGAACTCGGCTTCCACCTGACGCGCGAGGGCGGCCACCGGCACCGCCGCATCATCCACGCCGCCGATGCCACCGGGCATGCCGTGGTGACCACGCTGGTCGACAAGGTGCGCGCGCATCCGAACATCACGCTGCTGGAAGACCATTTCGCCATCGACCTGGTCACCGACGCCAAGCTGGGGCTGCCGGGCATGCGCTGCCACGGCCTGTACGTGCTCGATTGCAAGCGCGGCGACGTCAAGACGATCATCGCCAGCCAGACCGTGCTGGCGACCGGCGGGGCCGGCAAGGTCTACCTGTACACGACCAACCCCGACACCGCCACCGGCGACGGCATCGCGATGGCGTGGCGCGCGGGCTGCCGCGTGGCGAACATGGAGTTCATCCAGTTCCACCCGACCTGCCTGTACCACCCGTTCGCCAAATCCTTCCTGATCAGCGAGGCGGTGCGCGGCGAAGGCGGCAGGCTGGTCCTGCCCGACGGCACGCGCTTCATGCCCGCCCACGACGAGCGGGTCGAACTGGCCCCGCGCGACATCGTGGCCCGCGCCATCGACTTCGAGATGAAAAAGCGCGGCCTGGACTGCGTCTACCTCGACATCAGCCACCAGAGCCCCGCCTTCATTCAGGAACACTTCCCGACCATCCTCGCCCGATGCCTGGAACTGGGCATCGACATCACGCGCCAGCCGATCCCGGTGGTGCCGGCCGCGCACTACACCTGCGGCGGCGTGGTGACCGACCAGCTCGGCCGCACCGACATCGCGGGCCTGTACGCGGTAGGCGAAACGGCCTACACCGGCCTGCACGGCGCCAACCGGCTGGCCAGCAATTCGCTGCTGGAATGCATGGTGATCGGGCGCGGCGCGGCGCAGGACATCCTGGGCCAGCCGGCCACGGCGCCGACCCCGACCCCGATCCCGGCCTGGGACGAAAGCCGCGTGACGGACGCCGACGAGGAAGTCGTCGTCTCGCACAACTGGGACGAACTGCGCCGCATGATGTGGAATTACGTCGGCATCGTGCGCACCAACAAGCGACTGGAACGCGCACAGCACCGCATCGCCCTGCTGCGCGAAGAGATCGCCGAGTACTACGCCAACTTCCGCGTCAGCCACGACCTGCTGGAGCTGCGCAATCTGGTGGAGGCGGCCTCGCTGATCGTCGACAGCGCGCTGTCACGCCACGAAAGCCGCGGCCTGCATTTCTCGCGCGACTACCCGCAGACCCTGCCCAAGGCGCTGCCGACGGTGATGCAACCCGCGCATCGGCGCACCTCGCGCAAGCACTGA
- the rpmG gene encoding 50S ribosomal protein L33, whose protein sequence is MASKGGRDKIKLESTAGTGHFYTTTKNKRTKPEKMEIMKFDPVARKHVAYKETKIK, encoded by the coding sequence ATGGCCAGCAAAGGCGGACGCGACAAGATCAAGCTGGAATCGACCGCAGGTACGGGTCATTTCTACACGACCACCAAGAACAAGCGCACCAAGCCGGAAAAGATGGAGATCATGAAGTTCGATCCCGTCGCCCGCAAGCACGTCGCTTACAAAGAAACCAAGATCAAGTAA
- the rpmB gene encoding 50S ribosomal protein L28, whose translation MARVCQVTGKAPMVGNNVSHANNKTKRRFLPNLQNRRFWVESENRWVSLRVSNAGLRLIDKKGIDEVLADLRARGEV comes from the coding sequence ATGGCACGCGTCTGTCAAGTGACCGGGAAAGCGCCGATGGTCGGCAACAACGTTTCCCACGCCAACAACAAGACCAAGCGCCGTTTTCTGCCGAACCTGCAGAACCGTCGCTTCTGGGTTGAATCCGAAAACCGCTGGGTGAGCCTGCGCGTCTCGAACGCCGGTCTGCGCCTGATCGACAAGAAAGGTATCGACGAAGTGCTCGCAGATCTGCGCGCACGCGGCGAAGTCTAA
- the radC gene encoding RadC family protein has translation MAIADWPAHERPREKLLTQGPAALSDAELLAIFLRIGMPGKSAVDLARELLAHFGSLGRLCHASRREFSAIHGMGPAKYAQLHALLEVARRALKEEIAYGQTLESPQSVKDFLRLTLGHRPQEVFACLFLDVRHRLIAWEELFQGTLTEARVYPREIAKRALHHNASALILSHNHPTGHVEPSESDLMLTRELCRALALLDVRVLDHMIVGRAEVYSFLEHGKM, from the coding sequence ATGGCAATCGCTGACTGGCCGGCCCACGAGCGGCCGCGAGAAAAACTGCTCACCCAAGGTCCCGCCGCGCTGTCCGACGCGGAATTGCTGGCGATCTTCCTGCGCATCGGCATGCCGGGCAAGAGTGCGGTCGATCTCGCCCGCGAGCTGCTGGCCCACTTCGGCTCGCTCGGGCGCCTGTGTCATGCGTCGCGGCGGGAGTTCTCCGCCATCCACGGCATGGGGCCGGCCAAGTACGCCCAGTTGCACGCGCTGCTGGAGGTGGCGCGGCGCGCGCTCAAGGAAGAAATCGCGTACGGCCAGACCCTCGAATCCCCGCAGAGCGTCAAGGATTTCCTGCGGCTCACGCTCGGCCACCGTCCGCAGGAAGTGTTCGCCTGCCTGTTCCTGGACGTGCGGCACCGGCTCATCGCCTGGGAAGAGCTGTTCCAGGGAACGCTGACCGAAGCCCGCGTCTACCCGCGCGAGATCGCCAAGCGGGCCCTGCACCACAACGCCTCGGCGCTGATCCTGTCGCACAACCACCCGACCGGCCATGTCGAGCCCAGCGAATCGGACCTGATGCTCACCCGTGAGCTGTGCCGGGCACTCGCGCTGCTCGACGTGAGAGTCCTGGATCACATGATCGTCGGCCGCGCCGAGGTCTACAGCTTCCTGGAGCACGGCAAAATGTAG
- a CDS encoding FKBP-type peptidyl-prolyl cis-trans isomerase, which produces MQNLVNGAPAGGAGKVVGPDSYLTLHYRIALENDTDIVTTFGDKPATLLLGQGQLAPTLEQALLGMHEGERMTFRLAPEHAFGPRNPDLLQRVSLATLRENSSFEEDYQPGDLVEFNAPSGGKYAGVLKEVGETAALFDFNHPLAGQTILFEVQLIGIL; this is translated from the coding sequence GTGCAAAATTTGGTGAACGGGGCGCCGGCAGGCGGCGCAGGCAAAGTGGTCGGGCCGGATTCCTATCTGACGCTGCATTACCGGATCGCTCTGGAAAACGATACGGACATCGTCACCACCTTCGGCGATAAGCCCGCCACGCTGCTGTTGGGCCAGGGCCAACTGGCGCCGACGCTGGAACAGGCGCTGCTCGGCATGCACGAGGGTGAGCGCATGACGTTCCGGCTGGCGCCCGAGCATGCATTCGGGCCGCGCAATCCCGATCTGCTGCAGCGCGTATCGCTGGCCACGCTGCGCGAGAACTCCTCGTTCGAGGAGGACTACCAGCCCGGCGATCTCGTCGAGTTCAACGCCCCCAGCGGCGGCAAGTACGCGGGCGTGCTGAAGGAGGTCGGTGAGACCGCGGCGCTGTTCGATTTCAATCATCCGCTGGCCGGGCAGACCATCCTGTTCGAAGTCCAGCTGATCGGCATCCTGTGA
- the ispH gene encoding 4-hydroxy-3-methylbut-2-enyl diphosphate reductase: MSTTENAAIEPVTGADAEVLLAQPRGFCAGVDRAIEIVERALQLFGAPIYVRHEIVHNAYVVSDLRSKGAVFVQELDDVPVGGTVIFSAHGVSRAVRQAAEARGLRVFDATCPLVTKVHVEVSKMRTQGFEIIMIGHKGHPEVEGTMGQADDGMLLVESVDDVARLAVKDPARLAYVTQTTLSVDETQEIVAAIKARFPAVHEPKKQDICYATQNRQDAVKFMAPQVEVVIVVGSPNSSNSNRLRELAEKLGVPAYMVDTPEQVRPEWLAGKRRVGLTAGASAPEELAQSIVDRLRALGARSVRPLDGIQENMSFPLPRGLQIN, from the coding sequence ATGAGCACGACCGAGAACGCTGCGATCGAACCCGTGACCGGCGCCGACGCCGAAGTCCTGCTGGCACAGCCGCGCGGCTTCTGCGCCGGCGTGGACCGCGCCATCGAGATCGTCGAGCGCGCGCTGCAGCTGTTCGGTGCGCCCATCTACGTGCGCCACGAGATCGTGCACAACGCCTACGTGGTGAGCGATCTGCGCAGCAAGGGCGCGGTGTTCGTGCAGGAGCTGGACGACGTGCCGGTGGGCGGTACGGTCATCTTCAGCGCGCACGGCGTGTCGCGCGCCGTTCGCCAGGCCGCCGAGGCGCGCGGCCTGCGCGTGTTCGATGCGACCTGCCCGCTGGTGACCAAGGTGCATGTCGAAGTGTCGAAGATGCGCACCCAGGGCTTCGAGATCATCATGATTGGTCACAAGGGCCATCCGGAAGTCGAGGGCACCATGGGGCAGGCCGACGACGGCATGCTGCTGGTCGAGTCGGTGGACGACGTGGCGCGCCTGGCCGTCAAGGATCCGGCGCGGCTGGCCTACGTTACGCAGACCACGTTGTCGGTGGACGAGACGCAGGAGATCGTCGCGGCGATCAAGGCGCGCTTTCCTGCCGTGCACGAGCCCAAGAAGCAGGACATCTGCTATGCCACGCAGAACCGGCAGGACGCGGTCAAGTTCATGGCGCCGCAGGTCGAGGTCGTGATCGTGGTCGGCAGTCCGAACAGCTCGAACTCCAACCGGCTGCGCGAGCTGGCCGAAAAGCTGGGCGTGCCCGCCTATATGGTGGATACCCCGGAGCAGGTCAGGCCGGAGTGGCTGGCGGGCAAGCGCCGCGTCGGCCTGACGGCGGGGGCGTCCGCGCCGGAGGAGCTGGCGCAGTCGATCGTCGATCGCCTGCGCGCACTCGGTGCGCGCTCCGTGCGTCCGCTCGACGGCATCCAGGAAAACATGTCTTTCCCTCTTCCGAGGGGACTTCAAATCAATTGA
- a CDS encoding branched-chain amino acid ABC transporter substrate-binding protein: MQIQLAKVLPLAAAVALVAACGKNEEKPADQAAAPAATSAPAAAAGGGETVIKIGHAAPLTGGIAHLGKDNENGARLAVEDVNKEGLTIDGKKIKLELVGEDDAADPKTGTAVAQKLVDEKVVAVVGHLNSGVSIPASKIYSDAGIVQISPSSTNPDYTKQGFKTTYRVVATDAQQGPALANYAAKTLGAKSVAIVDDATAYGKGLADEFEKTAKADGVNVVAREATNDKATDFKAILTKIKGKKPDVIMYGGMDATGGPFAKQAKELGITAKIVGGDGVCTDKVAELAGDAIDNIICSEAGLALSKMEKGADFEKKYEDRFKTPVQIYAPFTYDAVMVVVDAMKRSNSVDPAKILAAMPTTNYHGVIGNIAFDDKGDLKEGSITLYNYKDKKKTVLDVVKM, encoded by the coding sequence ATGCAAATTCAGCTTGCCAAAGTTCTGCCGCTTGCGGCTGCCGTGGCACTTGTAGCAGCCTGCGGTAAGAACGAGGAAAAGCCCGCAGACCAGGCTGCTGCGCCTGCTGCAACGTCGGCCCCGGCCGCTGCTGCCGGTGGTGGTGAGACCGTCATCAAGATTGGTCACGCCGCACCGTTGACGGGTGGTATCGCTCACTTGGGCAAAGACAACGAAAACGGTGCACGCCTGGCCGTGGAAGATGTCAACAAGGAAGGGCTGACCATCGACGGCAAGAAGATCAAGCTGGAGCTGGTGGGCGAGGATGATGCAGCTGATCCGAAGACGGGTACGGCCGTTGCGCAAAAGCTGGTGGACGAGAAAGTCGTCGCCGTCGTGGGCCACCTGAACTCGGGCGTGTCGATCCCGGCCTCGAAGATTTACAGCGATGCCGGCATCGTGCAGATCTCGCCGTCGTCGACCAACCCCGACTACACCAAGCAGGGCTTCAAGACGACCTATCGCGTGGTTGCGACCGACGCGCAGCAGGGTCCGGCGCTGGCCAACTACGCCGCCAAGACCCTGGGCGCCAAGAGCGTGGCGATCGTCGACGATGCCACCGCCTACGGCAAGGGCCTGGCCGACGAGTTCGAGAAGACCGCGAAGGCCGACGGCGTGAACGTGGTGGCACGTGAAGCCACCAACGACAAGGCCACCGACTTCAAGGCCATTCTGACCAAGATCAAGGGCAAGAAGCCGGACGTGATCATGTACGGCGGCATGGACGCCACCGGCGGTCCGTTCGCCAAGCAGGCCAAGGAACTGGGCATCACGGCCAAGATCGTTGGCGGCGACGGCGTGTGCACCGACAAGGTGGCCGAACTGGCCGGCGACGCCATCGACAACATCATCTGCTCGGAAGCGGGCCTGGCGCTGTCGAAGATGGAGAAGGGCGCGGACTTCGAGAAGAAGTACGAAGACCGCTTCAAGACGCCGGTGCAGATCTACGCACCGTTCACGTATGACGCCGTGATGGTCGTCGTCGATGCGATGAAGCGCTCCAACTCGGTGGACCCCGCCAAGATCCTGGCTGCCATGCCGACAACCAATTATCACGGCGTGATCGGCAACATCGCGTTCGACGACAAGGGTGACCTGAAGGAAGGTTCGATCACCCTGTACAACTACAAGGACAAAAAGAAGACCGTTCTTGACGTCGTGAAGATGTAA